GACCCTTCTTAGGTTGTCCAAAGTATAACACAAAGGTAACTACATAATATTGGTAGGCTAAGTTctctaatattaattaattaatgttagtGACATCTAACACTCTTTTTATATCTACAATGACCAGGGCTTATCATTTTGCAAATTTTTCAAGTGGACAGATAGTAATGACGATTGCGAACACCACTGCCAACAACAACTTCGAGAAATATACGCAGAACTTTTAAGGAAGGAGAAAGAACTcaagaagaaggagaaagagCTCGAGAAGAGAGAGATTTCCATAAGGCGTTCACGTGCACTACTCCGGCTTTATTGGGCTTTTGTGTTTGTTGTGTATTGTTATTATGTAGTATTTAACTGATTATTTCAATGCAAGAATATGTTGTTCAGAATTTATGTTTACAGTATATGTTGTGGTTGTTATGTACATCTAACATTAACCTGCAGTAGCTGTATGTTTAGAAGTAATGACTCAGAAGTTGTGATTATTAGATCTGTATGATTGAACTCTGTATGTTCAAAAGTTTAGTGCATATTTCTAGGTTCTGAGTCGATTAAACTCTGTAGTTGCTGTATGTATGTTCAGAACTTTTAACTTGCAGTATGTATGTTCAGAAGATTTCTCTGATTGTTTCTAGGTTcacttttattttgttctttgtgtGAGATCTCACTCAGTCCAGCAACTACGTTCTGACACACGTCATTGATCTTTCCCCAAACTCCACCTCTTTACTAGACAATAGACCAACACGGGCCATCACAACCTATTAACCCAATCAACAACCGGTTAATTGTGCCCCTAAACACCAAATCAAAAATATAACACA
This genomic interval from Carya illinoinensis cultivar Pawnee chromosome 2, C.illinoinensisPawnee_v1, whole genome shotgun sequence contains the following:
- the LOC122301966 gene encoding uncharacterized protein LOC122301966, producing MSSSSSSSMTSASSAKPTKDGPEFCFCEVEAVVRYSKTERNLGRPFLGCPKYNTKGLSFCKFFKWTDSNDDCEHHCQQQLREIYAELLRKEKELKKKEKELEKREISIRRSRALLRLYWAFVFVVYCYYVVFN